A single region of the Novosphingobium sp. genome encodes:
- a CDS encoding MFS transporter encodes MTSRPSETPSEIGVALILAACFGTVMLDRMEQLFLGPDLERGLHLSPSQIGLLAGAVSVCWALSTFVFGMVSDRVGRKRVLVPAMVVFSLLSWVSGLARNFEEMLLIRALLGLAEGPCWSVIMATMEDLSTPERRGRNVGIVVCAGSLVGSTIGPVFATQIAAHFGWQTAFFAAGIPGLILAIVVARQVPEPSRKPHTARASLAAARAVLASRDLWLCFLAALMLTVWIFAFNTFAPLFMSQTKGFSGTQIGWILGASGLGGFLYCLTWPALSDRIGRRPALLTAAAIATVLPLGFLLPGLDARLLAPVAMLTSAGPAIAALAMVLVPMELAPSGQTATAVGFVSIGGDALGATLGPVLGGYLVERFDLTAPLWLAAGAGAAIILACLFLSETRPRLHTRSV; translated from the coding sequence ATGACCTCTCGCCCTTCTGAAACCCCATCCGAAATCGGCGTGGCGCTGATTCTGGCCGCCTGCTTCGGCACGGTGATGCTCGACCGCATGGAGCAACTGTTCCTTGGCCCCGATCTGGAGCGCGGCCTCCATCTTTCACCCAGCCAGATCGGCCTGCTGGCGGGCGCCGTTTCGGTGTGCTGGGCGCTGTCCACCTTTGTCTTCGGCATGGTCTCGGACCGGGTGGGGCGCAAGCGGGTGCTGGTGCCTGCGATGGTGGTCTTTTCCCTGCTGTCATGGGTATCGGGTCTGGCCCGCAATTTCGAGGAGATGCTGTTGATCCGCGCTTTGCTCGGCCTCGCGGAGGGGCCTTGCTGGTCGGTCATCATGGCCACCATGGAAGACCTCTCGACGCCCGAGCGGCGCGGGCGCAATGTGGGCATCGTGGTCTGCGCCGGGTCACTGGTGGGTTCGACCATCGGCCCGGTGTTCGCCACGCAGATCGCGGCCCATTTTGGCTGGCAGACGGCCTTCTTCGCGGCGGGTATTCCAGGCCTGATCCTGGCGATCGTGGTTGCCCGTCAGGTGCCCGAACCCTCGCGGAAACCCCATACCGCCCGCGCCAGCCTTGCCGCGGCCCGCGCGGTGCTTGCCTCGCGCGATCTGTGGTTGTGCTTCCTGGCCGCGCTGATGCTGACTGTGTGGATTTTTGCCTTCAACACTTTCGCCCCGCTGTTCATGAGCCAGACCAAAGGCTTTTCCGGCACGCAGATCGGCTGGATTCTGGGCGCTTCGGGCCTTGGCGGCTTCCTCTATTGCCTCACCTGGCCCGCCCTGTCCGACCGGATCGGACGGCGCCCGGCTCTGCTGACGGCGGCCGCGATCGCCACAGTCCTGCCGCTGGGCTTTCTGCTGCCGGGGCTCGATGCGCGACTGCTGGCCCCGGTGGCCATGTTGACTTCGGCAGGCCCCGCCATTGCCGCGCTGGCCATGGTGCTGGTGCCCATGGAATTGGCACCGAGCGGGCAGACAGCCACCGCCGTCGGCTTCGTTTCGATCGGTGGCGATGCGCTGGGCGCCACCCTCGGGCCTGTATTGGGTGGCTATCTGGTCGAGCGCTTCGACCTGACCGCCCCATTATGGCTCGCGGCAGGAGCTGGGGCAGCCATCATTCTGGCCTGCCTGTTCCTGAGTGAAACGCGCCCTCGTCTACACACCCGATCCGTTTGA
- a CDS encoding glycoside hydrolase family 3 C-terminal domain-containing protein, with the protein MVKSILPAAAMLLATSLSSSLSAQTATAQSPVDARTDALIAQMTRDEKLTLVFGLFGTDDANRNHYARPPLALDGSAGFVPGIPRLGIPPQWQTDAGVGVATQGAAKEKRLRTSLPAGIATAASWAPDMARKGGAMIGDEAKRSGFNVMLAGGVDLLREPRNGRGFEYGGEDPLLAGIMVGEQIAGIQSNGVIATIKHYALNDQETERDGTSNVLIDHGAARMSDLLAFQFGIERGAPGSVMCSYNKVDGLRACENPFLLTQVLRHDWHWPGYVMSDWGATHSTVQAAVAGLDQESGYPFDKEPYFAEPLKKAVASGQVSEARLTQMARRVLRAMVANGLLDKPTSDQSASIDYAAHAQVTRADAEAGAVLLQNRNSLLPLGPGIRSIAIIGGHADKGVLAGGGSSAVYPRGGNAVPGLTPTSWPGPVIYDPSSPLEAIRKLAPNATIQFADGTDPAQAAALAKSSDVALVFGTQWAGEGFDVSLNLDGNQDALIQSVAAAQPKTVVVLETGGPILTPWRDQVGAILEAWYPGTAGGEAIANLLFGVANPSGHLPATFPADIAQLPHHEAPHGGDVTYTEGATVGYKWFEAKGLKPAFPFGHGLSYTSFSVSGLQATRQGAGVTAHFRVANKGQRQGAVVPQIYVGAAPAAGWEAPRRLGGWQKVTLEPGQSREVSVTIDPRLLARWDEKNHRWRIAAGTYTISLAQSAAETNESSSIVLPERILPVDWRPTDGG; encoded by the coding sequence ATGGTGAAGTCGATCCTGCCTGCCGCAGCCATGCTTCTGGCGACCAGCCTGTCCTCAAGCCTGTCCGCACAGACAGCAACCGCGCAATCCCCCGTGGACGCGCGGACCGACGCCCTGATTGCGCAGATGACGCGGGATGAAAAGCTCACGCTCGTCTTCGGCCTGTTCGGCACCGATGATGCCAACCGCAACCATTATGCACGCCCACCGCTGGCGCTGGATGGATCGGCGGGTTTTGTGCCGGGCATTCCACGGCTGGGCATCCCGCCGCAGTGGCAGACCGATGCTGGGGTGGGCGTGGCGACGCAGGGCGCCGCAAAGGAGAAGCGCCTGCGCACCTCCCTGCCCGCCGGGATCGCCACAGCCGCCAGTTGGGCCCCGGACATGGCCCGCAAGGGTGGCGCGATGATCGGAGACGAGGCCAAGCGCTCGGGCTTCAATGTGATGCTCGCGGGCGGGGTCGATCTGCTGCGTGAGCCGCGCAATGGCCGGGGCTTCGAATATGGCGGCGAGGACCCGCTGCTGGCGGGCATCATGGTCGGTGAGCAGATCGCCGGCATCCAGTCGAACGGCGTCATCGCCACGATCAAGCATTACGCCCTCAACGATCAGGAGACCGAGCGCGACGGCACCAGCAATGTGCTGATCGATCACGGCGCGGCACGCATGTCGGATCTGCTGGCCTTCCAGTTCGGCATTGAACGCGGCGCGCCCGGCTCGGTGATGTGCTCCTACAACAAGGTCGATGGCCTGCGCGCTTGCGAGAATCCCTTTCTGTTGACGCAGGTGCTGCGCCATGATTGGCACTGGCCGGGATATGTCATGAGCGACTGGGGGGCGACCCATTCCACGGTGCAGGCAGCCGTGGCCGGGCTCGATCAGGAGTCAGGCTATCCCTTTGACAAGGAGCCCTACTTCGCAGAGCCGCTGAAGAAGGCCGTCGCGAGCGGTCAGGTGAGCGAAGCCCGCCTGACGCAGATGGCGCGGCGGGTTCTGCGCGCCATGGTGGCCAATGGCCTGCTCGACAAGCCGACCAGCGATCAATCCGCCAGCATCGACTATGCCGCGCATGCGCAGGTGACCCGCGCGGATGCCGAGGCCGGGGCGGTGCTGCTGCAGAACAGGAACAGCCTGCTGCCGCTGGGGCCGGGCATCCGTTCCATTGCCATCATCGGCGGCCATGCCGACAAGGGCGTGCTGGCCGGGGGCGGCTCCTCGGCGGTCTATCCGCGCGGCGGCAATGCGGTGCCCGGCCTGACGCCGACCTCCTGGCCGGGGCCGGTCATTTACGATCCCTCCTCTCCGCTTGAGGCGATCCGGAAGCTGGCGCCCAATGCCACGATCCAATTTGCTGACGGAACGGACCCGGCGCAGGCCGCAGCCCTGGCCAAAAGCAGCGATGTCGCGCTTGTTTTCGGCACGCAATGGGCAGGCGAGGGCTTCGATGTCAGCCTTAATCTGGATGGCAATCAGGATGCGCTGATCCAATCCGTGGCGGCAGCGCAGCCCAAGACCGTGGTGGTTCTGGAGACCGGAGGGCCGATCCTGACCCCCTGGCGTGATCAGGTCGGGGCGATCCTTGAGGCGTGGTATCCGGGAACCGCGGGGGGTGAAGCCATCGCCAATCTCCTGTTCGGCGTGGCGAACCCCTCGGGCCATCTGCCGGCGACCTTTCCGGCGGATATTGCTCAACTGCCGCATCACGAGGCCCCGCATGGCGGCGATGTCACCTACACCGAAGGGGCGACGGTCGGGTACAAATGGTTCGAGGCGAAGGGGTTGAAACCGGCCTTCCCCTTCGGGCATGGCCTTTCCTATACCAGCTTCAGCGTCTCGGGACTTCAGGCCACACGCCAGGGCGCGGGTGTGACGGCACACTTCAGGGTTGCCAACAAAGGGCAGCGCCAGGGGGCCGTCGTGCCGCAAATCTATGTCGGCGCGGCTCCGGCTGCAGGATGGGAGGCACCCCGGCGGCTCGGAGGCTGGCAGAAGGTGACGCTGGAGCCGGGGCAAAGCCGGGAGGTCAGCGTGACCATTGATCCGCGTTTGCTGGCCCGCTGGGATGAGAAGAACCATCGCTGGAGGATCGCCGCCGGCACCTACACCATCAGCCTTGCGCAATCCGCGGCGGAAACGAACGAAAGCAGCAGCATCGTGCTGCCTGAACGTATCTTGCCGGTGGATTGGCGCCCGACCGATGGCGGATAG
- a CDS encoding tryptophan halogenase family protein, producing MHSASDTNAAAPGAIRSILIAGGGTAGWMAATYLAARLQGTGIAITVLESSTIGTVGVGEATVPAIRDFFKAIGLHDFDVLRATGGTPKLGIDFADWAGEGSRFFHPFGLYGLSSRGVPFHQYWLKLAHAGQSRDLADYSLCTEMARSGTFMLPVDNPVNDLAVFDWAVHFDATRFAAMLRDHAERQGVTRIDDIITHVELDGETGHIARIETQGALALSADLFIDCTGFRSLLLGQALGSPWVDWTAMLPCDRAVAIPCAASGPFERPYTTSTARRAGWQWRIPLTNRIGNGYVYASTQISDDEAAATLRGNLEGQALAEPNLIRFGAGHRQRFWAGNCVGIGLAAGFLEPLESTSITLIQTGLEKLIDLFPDRACDPALASEFNRATTLEYERIRDFLILHYHGNRRHGEPLWDAMRAAPLPEKLAHKLSLWRARGKLVRYEWEAFLDPSWLSMYAGFGLLPPAHDPLADHFTDAQVVEALDHMREAIRAAAAHARPARDFLARLAGAPAPQGVG from the coding sequence ATGCATAGCGCCAGCGATACGAACGCCGCCGCGCCCGGCGCCATAAGGTCGATTTTGATCGCCGGTGGCGGCACCGCGGGCTGGATGGCCGCCACCTATCTGGCAGCGCGCCTTCAGGGCACGGGGATTGCCATCACCGTTCTGGAATCCAGCACGATCGGCACCGTGGGTGTGGGTGAGGCCACCGTCCCGGCCATCCGCGATTTCTTCAAGGCCATTGGCCTGCATGATTTCGACGTGCTGCGCGCCACGGGCGGCACGCCCAAACTGGGGATTGATTTTGCCGATTGGGCCGGAGAAGGCAGCCGCTTCTTTCACCCCTTCGGCCTCTATGGCCTGTCCTCGCGCGGGGTGCCATTTCATCAATACTGGCTGAAACTGGCCCATGCCGGACAAAGTCGCGATCTGGCCGATTACAGCCTGTGCACCGAAATGGCGCGTTCCGGCACTTTCATGCTGCCGGTGGACAATCCGGTCAACGATCTGGCCGTGTTCGACTGGGCCGTGCATTTCGACGCCACGCGCTTTGCCGCAATGCTGCGCGATCATGCCGAGCGCCAGGGCGTCACGCGGATCGACGACATCATCACCCATGTCGAACTGGACGGCGAAACCGGCCATATCGCGCGGATCGAGACCCAAGGCGCGCTCGCCCTGAGCGCGGATCTGTTCATCGACTGCACCGGCTTCCGTTCGCTCCTTCTAGGGCAGGCATTGGGCAGCCCATGGGTGGACTGGACCGCCATGCTGCCCTGCGACCGGGCGGTGGCCATTCCCTGTGCCGCATCCGGCCCCTTCGAGCGCCCCTACACCACCAGCACCGCCCGCCGCGCCGGATGGCAATGGCGCATCCCGCTGACCAACCGGATCGGTAATGGCTATGTCTATGCCTCCACCCAGATCAGCGACGATGAAGCCGCCGCCACGCTGCGCGGCAATCTGGAAGGGCAGGCTCTGGCCGAGCCCAACCTCATCCGTTTCGGTGCGGGGCACAGGCAGCGTTTCTGGGCGGGCAATTGCGTGGGGATCGGACTGGCGGCAGGTTTTCTGGAGCCGCTGGAATCCACCTCGATCACGCTGATCCAGACGGGACTCGAAAAGCTGATCGACCTGTTTCCCGACCGCGCCTGCGATCCCGCTCTGGCCAGCGAGTTCAACCGCGCCACCACGCTGGAATATGAGCGCATCCGCGATTTCCTGATCCTGCATTATCACGGCAATCGCCGCCATGGCGAACCCTTGTGGGATGCCATGCGCGCAGCCCCCCTGCCGGAGAAGCTGGCGCACAAGCTCTCCTTGTGGCGGGCACGCGGCAAGCTGGTGCGCTATGAATGGGAGGCCTTTCTCGATCCCAGCTGGCTCAGCATGTATGCCGGTTTTGGCCTGTTGCCCCCGGCCCACGACCCGCTGGCCGATCACTTCACCGACGCCCAGGTCGTCGAGGCGCTGGACCATATGCGCGAGGCTATCAGGGCCGCCGCGGCCCATGCCCGCCCTGCCCGCGACTTCCTGGCCCGGCTTGCCGGCGCGCCCGCGCCGCAAGGCGTCGGCTGA
- a CDS encoding TonB-dependent receptor: protein MQTKAVRSHLLSCAASALTIALSALPPATASAADAPAATKPDQPSAADIVVTGIRASVERAISVKRNAPNVVDAISAQDIGKLPDATISDSLQRIPGVQIRRDAGEGSTVNVRGLPQVVTLMNGEAFLGAGSITSVQPSFTDIPSQLFSGASVIKSSTASLLSAGISGTIDLKTRRPFDLKPGLHGAFSMEGASGSSTKKFDPHFNGLVSWHNDTVGLLISGSYSKDHLGNSYSGIERDYGGRLADESLANATGYGGFRFDNPNRGTTVPGGIDVNGNGTATDTFFSPQAHTGWNRVTERERIGANASFEAHLTDQLQFVADGFYTKQNQYTGTAGFQMQAVNWQAADFVPGLSRDTGSTINGMHFNTVQKYNYTLQNFDSYSEMNRAISDSTNLNAELRYKGDKLKLTLRGVYGKANYKLDNSYAQFSLSDGTQWLNGIGTYPASLGGNRIFNPLGYTYNTLPATVDYTGSNVNFTLPGQLTSELGNKSAYALKTMSSEGNQRSNADMKVLRLDGGYEFDDRFNVEFGARYSDRGTSQTVFDRAAPLYANNGASNPAGCYAKWKAFDVQMNDPSCYATNSTGQYLTAGLTRLATDPTVSGLVKQYNLPVGGVGSIYAIDPNAMRDPLAFQNGFYPGNQEFIQPGATFSVGLKQWSGFGQLNYAGEIGSMPFHANAGLRIINTSLHVIQHRSGGGQPYGLPNVDAGTITTDRSFTDFLPAFNAALDITQKLKLRAAFSKNMTLLNLDQWGGGLNLNYAIDTTTNPPVFHVAGGSSNGNPMLDPWRSNNYDLSLEYYLGRSNLISLGLFRIDVQSFIQSATVMRNDIPDLDGVVRSTVPITSNVQGKGGTLQGLELGGKYAFDFLPGWLGGFGLDANYTYSDSSSGNYDLSGAKEPFHDNSKHQINAAVWYEKYGFQARIAWNYRSKRAEQSDYGGITGLTLYQAPTNYIDASISYDVTKQITIFAQGSNLTKESEHYYLVWPDLKAFNNLYERRFLAGARIRF from the coding sequence ATGCAAACAAAGGCCGTCCGGTCTCACCTATTGTCATGCGCGGCATCCGCGCTGACCATCGCCCTTTCAGCACTACCTCCCGCCACGGCCAGCGCCGCCGATGCGCCTGCCGCCACCAAGCCGGATCAGCCCTCCGCCGCCGACATTGTCGTCACCGGCATCCGTGCCTCGGTGGAGCGGGCGATCAGCGTGAAGCGCAACGCGCCCAATGTGGTCGATGCCATTTCCGCGCAGGACATCGGCAAATTGCCCGATGCCACGATTTCGGACTCGCTTCAGCGCATTCCGGGCGTGCAGATCCGCCGCGACGCCGGCGAAGGCAGCACGGTCAATGTGCGCGGCCTGCCGCAGGTCGTGACGCTGATGAATGGCGAGGCTTTCTTGGGCGCCGGGTCGATCACCTCGGTCCAGCCCAGCTTCACCGATATTCCCTCGCAGTTGTTTTCCGGCGCCAGCGTCATCAAATCCTCGACCGCCTCGCTGTTGTCAGCCGGTATTTCCGGCACCATCGACCTGAAAACGCGCCGTCCTTTCGATCTGAAGCCGGGCCTGCATGGCGCTTTTTCGATGGAGGGTGCTTCGGGATCCTCGACGAAGAAGTTCGATCCGCATTTCAACGGCCTTGTTTCATGGCATAATGACACGGTCGGCCTGCTCATTTCCGGTTCCTATTCCAAGGACCATCTGGGCAATTCCTATTCGGGCATCGAGCGTGACTATGGTGGCCGCCTTGCCGATGAATCCCTGGCCAATGCCACCGGCTATGGCGGCTTCCGCTTCGACAATCCCAATCGCGGCACCACCGTGCCGGGCGGCATTGACGTGAACGGCAACGGCACGGCCACCGACACCTTCTTCTCGCCGCAGGCCCACACCGGCTGGAACCGCGTGACAGAGCGCGAGCGCATCGGCGCCAATGCCTCTTTCGAGGCCCATCTGACCGACCAGTTGCAATTCGTGGCCGATGGTTTCTACACGAAACAGAACCAGTATACCGGCACCGCCGGCTTCCAGATGCAGGCTGTCAACTGGCAGGCGGCGGACTTCGTGCCCGGCCTCAGCCGCGACACGGGCTCCACCATCAATGGCATGCACTTCAACACGGTGCAGAAGTACAATTACACGCTGCAAAACTTCGACAGCTATTCCGAAATGAACCGTGCCATTTCGGATTCCACCAATCTGAATGCGGAACTGCGCTACAAGGGTGACAAGCTGAAGCTGACGCTGCGCGGCGTTTATGGCAAAGCCAATTACAAGCTGGACAACAGCTACGCCCAGTTCTCGCTGTCCGATGGTACGCAGTGGCTCAATGGTATCGGCACCTATCCTGCCTCTCTGGGCGGCAATCGCATCTTCAATCCGCTGGGCTATACCTACAACACGCTGCCCGCGACGGTCGATTACACCGGATCGAACGTCAACTTCACCCTACCCGGCCAGTTGACCAGCGAACTGGGCAACAAGAGCGCCTATGCCCTCAAGACCATGTCGTCGGAAGGCAACCAGCGCTCGAACGCGGATATGAAGGTTCTGCGTCTGGACGGCGGCTATGAATTCGACGACCGCTTCAACGTCGAATTCGGCGCGCGCTACAGCGATCGCGGCACGTCACAGACCGTCTTCGACCGGGCCGCGCCGCTCTATGCGAACAATGGCGCCTCCAACCCCGCCGGCTGCTATGCCAAGTGGAAGGCCTTCGACGTTCAGATGAACGATCCCTCCTGCTATGCCACCAACAGCACCGGCCAGTATCTGACGGCGGGCCTGACGCGCCTGGCCACCGATCCCACCGTCTCCGGGCTGGTGAAGCAATACAACCTGCCGGTGGGCGGCGTCGGTTCGATCTATGCCATCGACCCCAATGCCATGCGCGATCCGCTGGCCTTCCAGAACGGCTTCTATCCCGGTAATCAGGAGTTCATCCAGCCGGGCGCGACCTTCTCGGTCGGGCTGAAGCAGTGGTCGGGCTTCGGCCAGCTCAATTACGCGGGCGAGATCGGCTCGATGCCCTTCCATGCCAATGCCGGCCTGCGCATCATCAACACCAGCCTGCATGTGATCCAGCACCGCTCGGGCGGGGGGCAGCCCTATGGCCTGCCCAATGTCGATGCCGGAACCATCACCACCGACCGCTCCTTCACGGACTTCCTGCCCGCCTTCAACGCAGCGCTGGACATCACGCAGAAGCTGAAGCTGCGCGCGGCCTTCTCGAAGAACATGACGCTGCTCAACCTCGACCAGTGGGGCGGCGGCCTGAATTTGAACTATGCCATCGACACCACCACCAATCCGCCGGTGTTCCATGTCGCCGGGGGCAGTTCGAACGGCAATCCGATGCTCGATCCGTGGCGTTCGAACAATTATGACCTGTCGCTGGAATATTACCTCGGCCGTTCCAATCTGATCAGCCTGGGCCTGTTCCGCATCGATGTGCAGAGCTTTATCCAGAGCGCGACCGTCATGCGCAACGACATTCCCGACCTCGACGGGGTGGTCCGCTCCACGGTGCCGATCACATCGAATGTGCAGGGCAAGGGCGGCACGCTGCAGGGGCTGGAACTGGGCGGCAAATATGCCTTCGATTTCCTGCCCGGCTGGCTGGGCGGTTTCGGTCTGGACGCCAACTACACCTATTCGGACTCATCCTCGGGCAATTACGACCTGTCGGGTGCGAAAGAGCCGTTCCACGACAATTCCAAGCATCAGATCAATGCCGCCGTCTGGTATGAGAAGTACGGCTTCCAGGCGCGCATTGCCTGGAACTACCGCTCCAAGCGTGCCGAACAGTCCGATTACGGCGGCATCACCGGCCTGACCCTGTATCAGGCCCCGACAAACTACATCGACGCATCGATCTCCTACGATGTGACCAAGCAGATCACCATCTTTGCCCAGGGATCGAACCTGACCAAGGAATCCGAGCACTATTATCTGGTCTGGCCCGATCTGAAGGCCTTCAACAATCTGTACGAACGCCGCTTCCTGGCAGGAGCCCGCATCAGGTTCTGA
- a CDS encoding ROK family protein codes for MTHRIAGIELGGTKCVATLCDDQRRILDQTIVPTTSPDVTLPALSAILARWDRNTPFSALGIGSFGPLCLTPHSSEFGHITATAKPGWRDADVLGSLSGPHDVPCHFDTDVNAAALAEGRWGAAQGLDDFAYVTVGTGVGVGLIVNGKPTRGLGHCELGHVRVPRLAGDTWPGHCPYHGDCVEGLASGPAIKARLGQTPLHEVTAQDPVWTSVAHALAQMCHAMLMSCAPRRILIGGGVANGQPHLRGMIEDMVRDSVADYIPLPDQLFILPPALGDQAGPLGPIALALDALESVKPGFTVPPIPVTGHG; via the coding sequence ATGACACACCGCATAGCGGGCATCGAACTGGGCGGCACGAAATGCGTGGCCACGCTCTGCGATGACCAGCGCCGCATTCTGGACCAGACCATCGTGCCCACAACCAGCCCGGATGTCACTCTGCCGGCCCTGTCCGCCATTCTGGCGCGCTGGGACCGCAACACGCCCTTTTCGGCTCTGGGGATCGGCTCCTTCGGCCCCCTCTGCCTGACGCCGCACAGCAGCGAGTTCGGCCATATCACCGCAACCGCCAAACCCGGCTGGCGCGATGCCGATGTGCTGGGCAGCCTCTCTGGCCCGCACGATGTCCCCTGCCATTTCGACACGGACGTCAATGCCGCCGCCCTTGCCGAAGGGCGCTGGGGCGCCGCACAAGGGCTGGATGATTTTGCCTATGTCACGGTGGGGACCGGTGTCGGCGTGGGGCTGATCGTCAATGGCAAGCCCACGCGCGGGCTGGGCCATTGCGAACTGGGCCATGTTCGCGTGCCCCGTCTGGCCGGAGACACATGGCCGGGCCATTGCCCCTATCACGGCGATTGCGTCGAAGGGCTGGCCTCCGGGCCTGCCATCAAGGCGCGACTGGGGCAAACGCCTCTGCATGAGGTCACCGCGCAGGACCCGGTATGGACCAGCGTCGCCCATGCGCTGGCGCAGATGTGCCATGCCATGTTGATGAGTTGCGCCCCACGCCGCATCCTGATCGGCGGCGGCGTCGCCAATGGCCAGCCCCATCTGCGCGGCATGATCGAGGATATGGTCCGCGACAGCGTTGCCGATTACATCCCTCTGCCCGACCAGCTCTTTATCCTGCCGCCCGCGCTTGGCGATCAGGCCGGGCCGCTGGGGCCCATTGCGCTGGCCCTCGATGCTCTGGAAAGCGTTAAGCCCGGTTTCACGGTGCCGCCGATCCCGGTGACAGGGCATGGCTGA
- a CDS encoding beta-L-arabinofuranosidase domain-containing protein: protein MIIDRRGMLAGVAVTANFTLTNRVHATAAAASATLLDEPDYGDVTLLDGGVRQQVDQTLDAVINMSDDALLRPFRAAVDLPVSGPALGGWYDPDPSFNPPGNLTGYIPGHSFGQYMSALARGYAVTGDQRAHQKVARLVAAYAPTISPKFYANYPIPAYTYDKLMIGLIDAFRFTGNRQALQLIAPTTEAVLPYLPGKALDRAVTQANARPNVAFGWDETYTLAENLYLAAEIGAGDRFRRMAPAYLLRESYLDPLAAGRNVLAGRHAYSHVNALASAMRGYLQEHDPALLAAVRNGMDFVRDQSFATGGWGPDEAFVEAGSGRLGASLSGTHRTFEAPCGTYGHFKVARYLMRVTQDSRYGDGMEKLFYNAALGLLPLRSDGVGQYYADYNDIGAKSYYESSCPCCAGSIGQLTADYGISAYLRDDKGLFVNLYTPSRMVWRRHGEPLLTLTQHGNYPLEPTMALHIEAPRPVAMALRLRIPAWAGPGTRVSVNGRDVASVTSGRFLTIARTWQTGDKVDLRFDLPLRLEAVDAQHPDRVAAVYGPLALFATGDRFALHHQRDLMQLRQVAPAAAEWTLHDATGTTVFKPYFALGGEPARLYQRSILDAA from the coding sequence GTGATCATCGACAGACGTGGCATGCTGGCCGGAGTCGCGGTCACGGCCAATTTTACTCTGACAAATCGGGTACATGCAACTGCCGCAGCAGCATCCGCCACGCTGCTTGACGAGCCCGATTATGGCGATGTGACCTTGCTTGATGGCGGCGTCCGCCAACAGGTCGACCAAACCCTCGACGCCGTGATCAACATGAGCGACGATGCGCTGCTGCGGCCATTCCGCGCCGCCGTCGATCTGCCTGTCTCAGGCCCTGCGCTGGGCGGCTGGTATGATCCCGATCCCTCTTTCAACCCGCCGGGCAATTTGACGGGCTATATTCCCGGTCACAGCTTCGGTCAGTATATGTCGGCACTGGCACGCGGCTATGCTGTGACCGGGGATCAGCGCGCGCATCAGAAAGTCGCAAGGCTGGTCGCTGCCTATGCGCCGACCATCTCGCCCAAATTCTATGCCAACTATCCTATCCCGGCCTATACTTACGACAAGTTGATGATCGGCTTGATCGATGCCTTCCGGTTCACCGGCAATCGGCAGGCCTTGCAACTCATCGCCCCCACCACCGAAGCCGTCTTGCCTTATCTTCCGGGCAAGGCGCTGGACCGCGCCGTAACCCAGGCGAATGCCAGGCCCAATGTCGCCTTCGGCTGGGACGAAACCTATACGCTCGCGGAAAATCTCTATCTGGCAGCCGAGATCGGAGCCGGAGACCGCTTCCGCCGGATGGCACCAGCCTATCTTCTGCGGGAGAGCTACCTCGATCCTCTGGCCGCCGGACGCAATGTGCTGGCCGGGCGCCATGCCTACAGCCATGTCAATGCGCTGGCCTCGGCCATGCGCGGCTATCTCCAAGAGCATGATCCTGCCCTGCTGGCCGCGGTGCGCAATGGCATGGATTTCGTCAGAGATCAGAGTTTTGCCACTGGCGGCTGGGGCCCTGACGAAGCCTTCGTCGAAGCCGGTTCGGGCCGCCTTGGCGCCAGCCTGAGCGGTACGCATCGCACCTTCGAGGCGCCCTGCGGCACCTATGGCCATTTCAAGGTGGCGCGCTATCTGATGCGCGTCACGCAGGACAGCCGCTATGGCGATGGCATGGAGAAGCTCTTCTACAATGCCGCGCTGGGCCTGCTGCCCTTGCGCTCCGACGGCGTCGGCCAATATTATGCCGACTATAACGATATCGGCGCCAAATCTTATTATGAATCGAGCTGCCCCTGCTGCGCCGGTTCGATCGGCCAACTCACGGCGGACTATGGCATCAGTGCCTATCTGCGTGACGACAAGGGGCTTTTCGTCAATCTCTACACACCTTCCCGGATGGTCTGGCGCAGGCATGGAGAGCCGCTGCTGACATTGACCCAGCACGGCAATTATCCGCTCGAACCCACCATGGCGCTGCACATTGAGGCGCCGCGCCCGGTGGCCATGGCGCTGCGGCTCCGCATTCCGGCCTGGGCCGGGCCGGGGACACGGGTGTCGGTGAACGGGCGAGATGTTGCCAGCGTTACCTCCGGGCGCTTTTTGACCATCGCGCGGACATGGCAGACCGGGGACAAGGTCGATCTGCGCTTCGATCTCCCTCTGCGCCTGGAAGCTGTCGATGCCCAACATCCCGACCGCGTGGCGGCCGTTTACGGCCCACTCGCCCTCTTCGCGACCGGCGACCGCTTTGCCCTTCACCATCAGCGTGATCTGATGCAACTGCGACAGGTCGCCCCGGCTGCTGCCGAGTGGACCTTGCACGACGCAACAGGCACGACGGTGTTCAAACCCTATTTCGCCCTGGGTGGCGAACCGGCGCGCCTCTACCAACGCAGCATCCTCGACGCAGCCTGA